DNA from Methylobacterium currus:
ACCGGCCGGCGACACCTCGCGCCGCAATCCCATGTCGCGTAGCAACCTGTCGTCGAGATCGGACAACCTCGCGTGATCGCGGCGCTGACGCAGGTGTCGCGCCAGGCGGCCCTCGCCGGGCGGGCCGCCCCCGGGGGCGCCTGGGCGGCCGAGAGCGAGGAGGCGGCGAATCAGCGGCAGCATGGCGGACGGTTCCGGTGGGGACGGAACGATCCTCGCCCGCCGGCCGGGCCCCGTGCTTCGGCCGCGGCCGAAGCGGCCGACACCATGCTTCGGCCGCGGCCGAAGCGTCCGGTCCCGCCGTGCTCTACAAGGGAGAGCCGGGAGGAGCCCGCCCAAGGAGTCGACCCAAGGAGGCCATTATGGTGACCGTCGCCGCCTTTGCCCGCATCGCCGCCCTGGTGGGCGATCCGGCCCGTGCCGGCATGCTGACGGTGCTGATGGACGGCCGCGCCCTCACCGCGGCGGAACTCGCCCGCGCTGCCGGCGTCACGCCGCAGACCGCGAGCGGCCACCTCGCGCAGCTCGCGGAGGCCGGCCTCCTGACGGTCGCGCGCCAGGGCCGCCACCGCTACCACCGCCTCGCCTCCCCGGCGGTGGCGCGGATGCTGGAGGGCGTGATGGTGGTGGCGGCCGGCACGACGGCCCCTGCCCGGCCGCCCTCGGTGCGCCCCGTCGGCCCCCGGGACGCCGCCCTGCGCGAGGCCCGGACCTGCTACGATCACCTCGCCGGCCGCCTCGCCGTCGCGATGGCGGAATCCCTCGTGGCGCGCGGCGCGGTCGAGCTCGGCGAGGATGGCGGCGCCCTCACGCCGGCGGGCGAGACTTTCCTGCGCGGGATCGGGGTCGATCTCGCCGCGGCGTCCCAGACACGTCACCCTCGCCGGCGGGTGTTCTGCCGCCCCTGCCTCGACTGGAGCGAGCGCCGGCCCCACATCGCCGGCGCCCTCGGGGCGGCCCTGCTGACGACCTGTCTCGACCGGGGCTGGCTGCGCCGGAGCGAGGGCAGCCGGGCTGTCGCGGTGACGCCCGGCGGCCGCCTCGCCCTGCGGCAGGCCTTCGGCTACGGGCAGGGTTGCGCCTGCGACGACGCGGCGTGACCGTCACGCCGCCGGCAGGGCCTCGCCCGCCGCCGCAGGGGAGTCCCGCGGCACCGAGGGATCGCCCCGCGGCGCCGAGGGATCGCCCCGCGGCGCCAAGGGACCGTCGAGGGGAACGTTGCCGCGGCCGGTGCGGCGGCGCTCCGTCGCCTCCTGCATGAGGATGTGCGCGTATTCCGTCAGGGTCTCGCCGAGATCGGCCAGGGTGTCGGCGGTGGTCTCCTGGACGTTGGTGGCGTGGCAGGCCACGTCCACCAGGCCCTCCATCAGGCCGACGATCTCGGTCAGCGCCCGGACCAGGGGCGGCAGGATGTCGGCCATCTCGTCGATCGTCGGCGGGGTGCGGTGGGTCATGATCTCTCTCGCTGTCTCTTGTGCTGTCTCTCGCGCGATGTCGCGCGCTGTTCCGGGGGCGGCCATGTCAGGCCGTCAGGTAGGTCGGCGCGGTGGGGGCCAGGACCGAGGCCCGGGTGCCCCGGATCTCCTGCAGCTTGCGCAGGGTGCGGCCGTCGAAGCGGGCCTCCACCGCGATGATCCGCTCCCCGTCGATGTCCGCCGGCACGCCGAGCGGCACCGCCCGGAAATGCAGCTGGAGGACGTGGAGCAGGTAGAGGATCGGCATCTGGGCGAGGAAGCACGTCACCCCGTTCTCCAGGCCCCACTCGACGATGCCGGTCATCACCTCGAGGGTGACCGGGTGGTTCTTGCCCCGGGTGCGGTGGCTCGGCGCCACCGCCTGGCGGGTCCATTCCCAGATCTGCGGGCCGGACGGCCGGTCGCCCTCGCACAATTCCGGCAGCACGTCCGAGAGCAGGTGCGGCCGGGTCGTCGGCAGGAGCCGGCTGTAGCCGATCACCTGGCCGCTCTCGATCGCCAGGAAATGGGCGGCGTGGGCGGTGTCGAACTGGTCGATCTCCCGCCCGTCCGGGCGGCGCAGGGCATTCCACCCCTTCTCCTCGACGAAGACCCGGTGACGCAGACGCCAGACCTCCTCCATCTCGGCGGCGTAGCGATCCTGGTTGGCGGCGGTGACGACGTGGATCATGGACGCAGGCTCCTTGTCTCGGAACCTTTCTCCGTGCTCTGACAGCACAACCGTACTGGGGAATTCCCTAGGAACGCCGTCCTGGGCGGGGCAAGGGGCGCGACGAGGCGTGATCCGCGCCGGCCCGCCGCCCGTCCGGCCCGGCAATCCGTCGCTACGCGAACCGGAAGGCCAGGCTTTGTGTTGACCCGCCGGAAAGAGCCGGAGAGGTCGAATGTCGATGCCGTTGACCCGCACCGTCGCCCTGGCGGCGGCCGTCGTGCTTCTGGGGTCCGTCGGGCGGGCGGGTGCGCAAGGAAGTGGCCAAGGGAGCCAGCAAGGGACCGAGCGGCAGCGCCTGGCCTGCATGACCGACGCCATGACGCTGTGCGCGAGCGACGTGCCCAACACGCGGCGCATCGAGGCCTGCCTGCGCCGGAACTATGCCAGCATCAGCCCACCCTGCCAGGGAGAGCTCGATGCCGCCCGCGGCGCCGCGGGCGGATCCAACGCCGCCCCGTCGTACCGCTGATCCCGCTCTCGGCAGAATCCTGCGCCCTCGTCCGGGTCGTCCCGCCGGCGAGGGATCGGTAGCGAGGCTTCGGCCCCCGGGCTAAGCTCGGGCGGCGCGGCGCCGGCGGGATCAACCTGCCGTCGACCGCGCGAACGGGAGGACGCTCATGGTGGGGACGGAGAATTGCTCGCGGCGGGTCCTGCTGGCCGGCCTGACGGCGGGTCTGGCGATGCCGGCCCTGGCGGCCGGAACGGGGACGGCGCAGGCCGCGGACGAGAGCGAGGCGGTGGCCCGCCAGCTCGAGGCCCTGCGGGTCGCGATCGTGGAGGGCGACGCCAAGGCGCTCGACGCCCTCACCCATCCGCAGATGAGCTACGGCCATTCCAGCGGCCGCAAGATCGAGACCAAGGCGCAGTTCATCGCCAGCCTCGCCGGCAAGACCAACTACAAGTCGCTGACCTTCTCCGAGCAGTGGATCCAGGTCGTCGGCGACACCGCCATGGTCCGCCACGTCTGGGACGGCGCCGACATCCTGCCCAGCGGCGAGACCGGCCGCTCCTACATCGCGGTGATGCAGGTCTGGCTCAAGGACGGGGGACAGTGGCGGCTGCTCGCCCGGCAGAGCTGCCCGCTCAAGCCCGCCTGATCGCCGGACGGGAGGCTCCGGGGCCGGGACCGCCCGGCAAGATCATCCGGCAAGATCATCCGGCAAGATCGCCCGGCAAGATCAACCGGAACGACGGCCAAGCTCGGGCGTTTTCGCTCGCCGCACCGACCCTCGGTTGCGGCGAAGCGGGAGCGTGGGCGGTGCGGTCCGACCGGCAGGTGAGCACGATCCGGCTGGTGGTCGAGGCCGTCCGCCTCGCCAGCAGCCTGGCCGTCAAGGAGATCACGCTGTTCTCCGACGAGGTCGACCGGATCGTCGGGGTCGTCTCGGGCTGGACCCTGTGGGGCGGCGCGATCCTGCTCCTCGCCTGCGTCAGCGGCTTCCTGCTGCTGATGGCCCTGGTGAAGGGCCTCGGGGCGCTGATCGGCTCGGAGGCGATCGCCGCGGTGATCGGGGCGGCGCCCTTCGCGCTCGCGGCCGTCCTGCTGACGCTGTGGGGTCTGCGCAAGATGGACCTGCGGCGGTAGGTTCAAGCGGGGCGCGGCGGCCGCCGGCAGGGCAGGATCCATCCTTCCAGAGGGGGATCGCGCACCCAGCCGAGGTCATGCGCGGCGAGCATGGCCGTCACGCGAGGCGTCCGGTTGCCCTGTGCGGTGCAGCATGAGAAAACGTTTTCGCACCGCAGCGATGGCGTCGCGGCGGTGCAGCCCTCTTTGGGCGTTTCCTCCCTAGACTTCGGGCCGCCTCGCAAGGGCGGCCTTTTTTCTGTTCGGTCGGGGTCATACCGGGCCGCGCCGCGTCCGACAAGCACAATCGTGCCGATGCGGCGGCGAGTGGAACGATCTTGCAGGACGCGATCTTGCAGGGCGCGATCTTGCGGGACGCGCCGGCAGGGCCGGCGTCCCGCGGGCCCGGGCGTCGGGATGCGCCGGCACGGATGTCCCGGCCGCACCCCGTCTTGCAGGTCGCCCTATTGCGCCAGGAAGGCCGCGATGTTGCGGCGGATGCGGGCGAGCGGCGGCTCGCTCGTGTCCGGCAGGGCGAAACGCTCGCCCGTGATGGTCTCGAAGGCGCTGACATAGGTGGCGGCGGTGCGCAGGACCACCTCGGGCGGGATCTCCGGGACGGGATCGCGGTAGGGGTCGCAGCGGGCCGCGACCCAGTTGCGGACCACGTCCTTGTCGAAGCTCTCCGGCAGGGTGCCGGCCGCCAGATGCTCTGGATAGTTCTGCGCGAACCAGTAGCGGCTGCTGTCGGGGGTGTGGATCTCGTCGGCGAGCACGATCCGCCCGTCGGCATCGGTCCCGAACTCGTACTTGGTGTCGGCGAGGATCAGGCCGCGCTCGGCCGCCATCGCCTGGCCGCGGGCGAACAGCGCCAGGGCCGCCTCCGACAGGGTGCGCCACTGCGCCTGCGTCAGGAGCCCCCGCTCCAAAATCTCGGCCGCGGAGAGCGGCGCGTCGTGGTCGCCGTGGCCGGCCTTGGTG
Protein-coding regions in this window:
- a CDS encoding nuclear transport factor 2 family protein; protein product: MVGTENCSRRVLLAGLTAGLAMPALAAGTGTAQAADESEAVARQLEALRVAIVEGDAKALDALTHPQMSYGHSSGRKIETKAQFIASLAGKTNYKSLTFSEQWIQVVGDTAMVRHVWDGADILPSGETGRSYIAVMQVWLKDGGQWRLLARQSCPLKPA
- a CDS encoding phosphoribosylaminoimidazolesuccinocarboxamide synthase; this translates as MQAAELAPFSDYVLPEATLPELPGHYRGKVRDNYDLPDGRRILITSDRLSAFDRELAAIPLKGQVLTQTARYWFEKTRDICDNHVLAYPDPNVVVGRRLAILPVEIVVRGYLAGSTGTSILTLYKAGQREMYGHRLPDGMRPHEALPQPIITPTTKAGHGDHDAPLSAAEILERGLLTQAQWRTLSEAALALFARGQAMAAERGLILADTKYEFGTDADGRIVLADEIHTPDSSRYWFAQNYPEHLAAGTLPESFDKDVVRNWVAARCDPYRDPVPEIPPEVVLRTAATYVSAFETITGERFALPDTSEPPLARIRRNIAAFLAQ
- a CDS encoding phage holin family protein; translated protein: MRSDRQVSTIRLVVEAVRLASSLAVKEITLFSDEVDRIVGVVSGWTLWGGAILLLACVSGFLLLMALVKGLGALIGSEAIAAVIGAAPFALAAVLLTLWGLRKMDLRR
- a CDS encoding ArsR/SmtB family transcription factor translates to MVTVAAFARIAALVGDPARAGMLTVLMDGRALTAAELARAAGVTPQTASGHLAQLAEAGLLTVARQGRHRYHRLASPAVARMLEGVMVVAAGTTAPARPPSVRPVGPRDAALREARTCYDHLAGRLAVAMAESLVARGAVELGEDGGALTPAGETFLRGIGVDLAAASQTRHPRRRVFCRPCLDWSERRPHIAGALGAALLTTCLDRGWLRRSEGSRAVAVTPGGRLALRQAFGYGQGCACDDAA
- a CDS encoding acyl-homoserine-lactone synthase; translation: MIHVVTAANQDRYAAEMEEVWRLRHRVFVEEKGWNALRRPDGREIDQFDTAHAAHFLAIESGQVIGYSRLLPTTRPHLLSDVLPELCEGDRPSGPQIWEWTRQAVAPSHRTRGKNHPVTLEVMTGIVEWGLENGVTCFLAQMPILYLLHVLQLHFRAVPLGVPADIDGERIIAVEARFDGRTLRKLQEIRGTRASVLAPTAPTYLTA